Below is a genomic region from Brassica oleracea var. oleracea cultivar TO1000 chromosome C9, BOL, whole genome shotgun sequence.
TAGGAAGAGACGGCGAAGATAGATAGATGATTGATTTTGGGCCTTTGATCTTATATCAATCAATGGCTCCAAAAAAAACAAGACAAATTATCTTTCTACTTATTTATAATTATTATAGAAATTATCTAAAATTTGTAAAAATTTAATATCATAATTTAAAATTATAAACCTAAATTTAGACATCAATTTCTGAAGATATAAACCCCTAAACACTTAAACTACACCAATATACCCTAACCCCTAGAAGTAGACACTAAATGGTAACCCTTTCACAACAAAGATAATGTGGAAAGGGAAGATCATGTGTTTTGTGATCAAAATATAATTTTGTCTTAGTGTGTGTTATATTTTCTTTAAAAAGACCTCAACACTATAATTATACTAAACCCTAAAACGAATCCCTAAAACTAATCACTAACAATAACGTACGAATCCTTAACCCTATCCTTACCCTAAACTCTAAAATGAGTGATTTGTTTTCTGAAACTATATATATGGACATTTAATTTATTGGGCCTTTGTGAATTTGAAATGATAAAATGGAAAACAAATAACATAGGTCTTAATTTAACCAAACCATCAAAACCATACAAAGATCCAAACCGTCAATAAAAAATAGAGAAACACCAAGTCATTGAAATACACAGCCATGTTCTGAAACACACAAAAACCAAGTCATTTATGTCTTAGAAGAACTTAATTGCCTGGTTCCTTTTGTTCTGTTGTCAAACCTGAAAAGAAATACATATAACCTTAGTTTGACATTTTCACACTTATGCAAGACGACATGCTGAGGAAGAAGAAAAAAATAAACAAAAGTCTCACTGTTATAATTTTATCCTCTGGCCAAGCAAGACAGCTTCCAAGTGCATCTTCCATATACTCGATCTCAGATGTTGTCCTCCACACAGCTGCATCTTTCACCTTCACAACATCCACAAAGACTCTACATGCACCAAGGCCCAAAGGTTGAAAGTGGACAAGATGGTCAGCGTCCTTCAGCGATGATCACCTTGTTTCCAAACAGATCCAGCAGCTTGATTTTTTGATTTGGCTAGAATTTGTTACGATGCAATCACAGAAAGCAAAAACCAAACCAAAATTCAAGCATCATCCTAGAACGACTCAAATAGTTCAACAACAGAATGTACCTCTGATCTGCGAAGAGGAGATGCTGGAGTAAATGGTTTCTTAGGAGCTGGTGGAGTTAACGGAGACTTCTGATTCTTAGAAGATGAACTCACTGCTTTAGAATTTGATTGTTGTCGAGGAGGAGAATCTGTTGTATTTGAATCAAACACAACGCAACTTACAGGCCATGCGACGTAACAGTTCAGAAATCCTCCATATTTATCTTCCCTACTGTAGGCCTCCATATGAATGCCGTTGGGTTTAGTACCTCATCCACATACACTTTTATTGCATTAGGACCAAGAGGAAGTCCATTGACCAATGATTTTGGTTCTTTAGTCTGCCATCGGCCTACAGCAACCACTTCCTCATTCTGTATATAGTCCATGAGTTTGCATTTATTACCTGAACTTGTGAAAGGGCTCTGCCAAACACAACAAAGACAGCGAATAAAAAAGACTCAGAATCATACTCATGTATAGAGGAAAATGAAACTTAGCTACAGAGGAAGAAGAAACTTAACGTTAGGAGCATTGTCCTCTGGAATGAGACCTGCTGATGCAACAATACAGTGATTAGAATGCCATGCAATCATTTCGCCTGCTGCATCCTCCATAATAAACATATTATGTGAAGGTCGCCATAAAAAGGTGTCTGGTTTTATTGCAGTTTCAACTAAAACCTTCACAGCGTGAGGTCCTAAAGGAATCCCATTAACTACGTCATCAGCATTAGATGAAACAACCCGTCCCTCAGCAACTTTCTCATCGACAGAAGCCCAGTCAACCAGATAACACTTGGGAAGTGATCTGGTATTATTTACACTCTACATGAAGTACAAGCAATGTCAAACCAATTCATATATACAATTCTAGAGAGAGTAAGCCAGATGAAGTAAATTCATACCTTATTATTGGAGTTTTCACTGACATGAGTTGCAGGTCCCTGATTATTCATTCGACGAAGGGCCTTCTGTAAATCATTAACATGTTCCTGCAGGGACACCTGTTTTTGTTCCATTGCAGGGATATAGTTGTCCTTAACCTGTAAACAATTCAATTTGGTCATGCTAATGCCTCTGCCCATCGCTCGCAACCGTCCAGGTTGATCAGGTCCCAATATCTAAGATTGCATATCGTGCTTTGGATTCGTTGTCGTTGAATCTGCATGACCCTCAAATTCTATCTCTGTTGCCTTTCTTTGGAAACACATTACAATTTCAATAATCACCAAGCAGCTTGCAGCCAATCCAACTTCATATATAAAATTAATATGAAAGATTAAAAAAAAAACTTACAATCTTTTTAGCTGCATTCACATTGACAGGAGTACCATCCTTTTTTGTTCGTGATTTCACCCAAATTCTTAGCCTCGACACTTTTGATGGATCTTCGCTAGCCTTTACCAAATCCTCTCTCAGCCTCACCATTCCTTTACGACCGCAGGTGTGAGGAATCTGTCTTCTGTCTTCTTTCTTTGTAAGAGTCACTGACAACCTTAAAGGTGCAACTGGTCGCCTCTCTGACAAATTTACGCCATTCAGTTGTAGTTACATTATTCGGTCGCAGGCTCATCCTAGCTTTAATGGTTGGAGCTTGCCTAATAGATGTTACCAGCCGTGATTTGGATGCTCTCCACAAACATCCCATCTGCTTAAACACAACAGCCTTTTTAAAGTCTTCGTTAAAGTCAAACCTCATCTGTAGTCAGGAATTAGACACATTCAAATACAAGTAAAATTTATAGTAAATGTAAAATTTTATTAAAATTACCTCAATAGATTTCCAGAGCACAGTCTTGATTTCTTCACTGACTTTTCTCCAGTTATCAATGATCACCGAAACATGTTCACGTACTAAGGGACCCAAGTAGGAGGATAACAATACTGAACCTGGACCACAAGGATCCCCCAGATCTGTGAAGTCCACATGTTGCCGCTCAGTTGGATCCTTGGCAATGTGTTTCATCTTCGTAGGTCCTCGACGTCTTTTACGCTGTGATGCAGTAGCTGTGTCAGTCTGAGTCTGCACTTCATCAGCTCCAGCAGGAGCTTCGGCTTCTTCCTCCATTTCATTATGTTTTTCTTCCTCCATGTCGTTCTGTGCTTCTTCCTCCATTTGATTCTGTTCTCCCTCATCCATTTTATTCAGTTCTTCTGCCTCCATTTCGCTGTCCTTCCTCCACTTGATTTTGTTCTTCTTCCGCCATTTCATCTGAGACTTCTCTGTTTGTTACATCTTCGAGAAATTGCTCTTCTGCAACCTCCATTTCTACATCTGTCTGCTTCTTCTTCGGTGTCCTTGGCTTCTTCACACGCTTGTTCTTCCGATTCCCCATTTAAGTTCACCTGATACATAAAAGAGTTGTTAAGTCTCAAAGAAACTCAAAAGTAAGAAACCAAAAACAAACAACACTAAGAAAACACACTCAAAGCAACTCAGAAGTAGATAATTTCATTAGAAAAAAACAAATTTCAACAAAAAACAGCTTCACAGACTCCTGCCCATAATCTTATATCCCAATTTCTCCAATATAAACAAAAAATCAGCTTCACAGATTCCTGCCCATAATCTTATATCCCAACTTCTCCAATATAAACAAAAAAATCGGAGTCCTTTTCAAACATAAATTCCTTCACAGTCAGCCCGGGCATTTCTAGATTCATCAACCAAGTCATCAGCATCCATGGCTACTACTGCTGGCATTGGACCAACATCTGCATGTCCATCATCGGCATCTTCTTGTCAGCAGTAGTAGCCATCTTCTACCTTGGTTGAGGTTGGCTAGTGTAAAGCCATTTGACTTTGGTTGAGGTTGACTAGTGTAAAGCCATCTTCTACCTTGACTCCGTTACCTATATTTACCCATAGACAGCGAAATACAGGAATGTAGAATGTATTGTAATCGATAAGCAGAATCTCCACCACTCTGCCATAGTATGTTACCAAATCAACAATCTGCGAAGTGTCTTTTGCACTAGATCTATACATAGTTGTTGCCTCATATAGAACACCACTGTTCTGGCTTTGCCTGTCAACTGAAATCGTGTGAAACCGCAGACCATTAATTATGTAACCAGTGTAAGACCTAGAGCTAACACGAGGACCGTAGGCCAACCACTTCTGTGTGTCTTCGTGATTCTCTAAGCTAATAGGTATCTATAACAAAATATGTTAAGTGTCAATAGATATCTATAACCAAAAACCAGGAAACTAAACTGTTGCTCAGATTATGACACTTACATGCTTTTTTAACCAAGACGCAAATTTCTGTGAATGGATTCTCCATAATGTTGTTGCATCACGTCTACATCTTTCATTAGTGTCCTGTAGATGTTGTAGGTGCATGCTTGAAATGGATTAAAACAAAATATTAGCAACTTTATAAACTAACTAAAAAACAACAACTAGCTTTCAAATAATTACTCCACATAAGGTTCGACGATTTCCATATTCTGAATCACAACAATATGTACAATGTTCTTATCCTTCTCAGAAAGGACACAACAAGTGCCTGCAGATATTGGACGACCTTCAAGAATAGAGCTGCTCTCGAACTCAGTATTTCTATCAGGTTTCTCCTCATAACCTGTTGTTTTTTTCAAGAACTGACTGCAGAACCTCACATATTCCTCTGCGAGATAGGCTTCAGCAATACAACCCTCTGGTCTTGCAAGGTTTGTTACAAAATCTTTCAGCACTTTCATGTACCTCTCAAATGGGTACATCCAACGGAAATGGACTGGTCCACATAACCGAGATTCCCTGCCTAGATGAACTACCAAATGCACCATTATATCGAAGAAACTTGGAGGAAAAAACCTCTCAAACATGCAGAGTGTTTCCACGATTTCAGTTTCCATTACTGAAATTTTCTCTATATCAATTACCCGCTGACAAAGATGATGGAAGAAATCACACAGGCGTCCAATAGCTATCCTAACACCTTTAGGTAATACTCCTGTAAAAAAAGAATTGGAGAATAAAGTTAGGACTTGTTAATCTTGACTGATACAAAGTTTAAAGACTCAGTTGATACCTCTAATAGCAACCGGGAGAACCTGTTGCATCAAGACATGGTAATCATGTGATTTCAATCCTGATATCTTAGATTCTTCTATCTTCACACACCTTGATATATTTAAGCAATAACCATCCAGACCTCTGAAGTCTGATAGCCGCTTGCAGAATACTTTCTTCTCTTTACTAGACAAAGACCAAGGAGCTGGAGGAAGGTATGTTCTTTTCCCAAGGGGTTGAGGATGTAAATCCTTCCTAATGCCAAGCAGTTCCAGATCTTTTCTAGCGTTAAGACCATCTTTTGATTTTCCACAATGCAACAATGTAGCTATAAGGCTTGCAGCAACATTTCTTTCCACGTGCATAACGTCTAAGTTGTGTCTAACCGGTAGATCCTAGACAAAACAAACACAGATAAGAGTGTCAAAGAAAGGTTGTGACTGCACAATTCAGAAAAACTGATATATCTTAAGATTAGAAACATACCTCCCAATAAGGCAACTTGAAAAAGATTGGTCGTTTCTTCCATCTAGATAGCTCTTCCTCATCAACTACTTCTTCCTCTTCCTCTAAATCACTAGATTCATCATCCGTATTGGAGTCTGATCCAACCGACTCATTAACCTTCCTCTTCCTTCTAGTTACTTTCACATTTCGAAAATCATTCTTGTAGTTCCTGAGTATTTGGCTTATGTTATGACCACTCAGAATCCTGCCATTTTCCCATGCTCAGCTTTCCCATCAAACCATGCTTTCTTTCCTCGATAAGGATGTATGGGAGGTAGACCTTTCCGATGGGACATATAAACGTGTTTCCTGCAGTTACTCAACCACATACTGTCTGTGTTTTCTCCACACACAGGACAACCCAGTTTACCCTTTACTTTGCTGCCTGCAAGATTACCATATGCCGGAAAATCCTGAATGGTCCAGAGAAGCATTGCTCTTAATGTGAAAGTGGTGTGGCTGAATGCATCATACATTTACTCTCCTTCCTCCCAAAGTTGGCTTAGATCCTCTATAAGCGGCTCTAAGTACACATCAATATTGTTTCCAGGTTGGGTTAGACCAGGAATCAGCAACGACAACATGATGTTCTCCTCCTTCATACACTTTTCAGGTGACATGTTGTAATTTACAAGCAAAACAGGCCATTAACTGTAGTTCACATTCTTCATGTTAAAAGGATTGAACCCATTAGTGGACAGCCCAAGCCGAAGATTCCTTTCTTCAGCGGCAAATGAAGGGTATCTGTCATTCATTTGATCCCAAGTAACAGAATCCACCAGATGTCTGCTTTTTCCATCAGTGCTCTTATTACTAAAATGCCACCTTAAGTCTTTTTGCCATGTCCTCTGACCTGAACATCCTCTTCAGCCGTGGGATTATCGGAAAATACCTAAGAACTTTTTGTGGAATACCTTTCATCTCATCATCTGTGCGCATGTTAATCTTCCATCTTGAAGCGTTGCATTTCAGACATTTGTCTAGCTTCTGAAACTCCTTTCTGAATAGAGAACAGTCGTTCACACAGGCATGTATCTTCTCATAACCCATATCAAAAGATCTCAAAAACTTCTTCACTTCGTACAAGGACGTGTGCAAGACATTATCCTCTGGTAGCATCTGTGGTAAAGTCTCAAGCAAAAGATCGAAGCTTCTATAAGACCAACCACTCTGTGTCTTTATCCTAAAAAGTGAAACAATCGCAGAGAGCTTGCTGTGGTTAGCACAACTTGGATACAGAGGTGTTTCTGCATCGGCTAGCTTAGAAAGGAACTCATCTTCTTCCTTATCTTCACCTTCAGCAACCTCACTTAAGTCACCATGCCTAAGAAACTCTTCATCAACAAATGCAGCAGCCTGGTATAACCCTAAAATCTCTGTCCTCTTCTCACTTGCATTGCGTCTACTGTCAGTCCCTGATATTACTTCTCCATGGTGATACCAATCCTCCCTCATCTTATAACTCAAATCCATTCCCCTAGTTACTAGATGATCCACAATAACACTGTCTGAGTGACGATCTACGTTGCGACAGTCAATACATGGGCAAATGATCATCTCAGACTCTGGCAAATCTGCACAAACACACCTCACAAATTACCACGCACCTCTCTCATAACCAAGATCAGCTCTTCGGTTTAGATACATGAAATCATAGTTTAAACTCTCTTAATCACACAAAAAATCATTACCTACAATATATATTATTTTTCCTTACCTGTTTAGATGAACCCATGACTTTTCGACCATTTTATGTTCTAAGTTTCTAACCGATAAACCAACAAAATAAAACAAAGCCATAAGATTATGTCAAACACCAAACAAACACATTGCCATTCACATAAGCAGCAATAAACAATCAACTATTCAATCGTCAATCAATCAGATACTAAAACTCAAGACAGTAAAAAACACCAACAGGACACAACTTCTATTTGGCTGAAAAAGAATCACCTCGATAAGAACCTTTGGATTTCAACTCGACTTCACTCCAGAAAGGAACAATCAAAAGCTCAAACCTGCAAAGCAAAAAAGAACAGACAAGAACCACAAATCAAATCGTGTTCGCCCCCAAAAGAATCTAACTGATCTCCTCACGATATCAAATACGATACATATCTGATTAGCTCTAACCTGACTTGTCTCCTCCTAATCTTCGTGTGCTCAAATACTAAGGTACTTCAGTTAAATCAAAATTGTAAAAGCTGAAACAAATCAAAAAGAATTCATCACAGAAATCAGATAAATCTAAAAAATCAATCTAGGGTTCATACAGACAAACTCGAAACTTGGTTTCACCTGGAATTTGACCGCCGGCGACAACATGACCAATCTTTGCTTGCGTCGACCGTCGATGGTTTCGTTTTTTTTAACCAGACCGTCGATGGTTTCTATGTGCAGGAGAGGCGGAAAAGGTAAAAAATTTTACCTAAGTCTTTTGCACCGACAACACTTTACGGCTATTATTGTATTTTTATTCATTTTTTTTCCCGGGTTAATGAAATTTATCGCTAGCGAGGTAGTTACGCTACGCAAAAGGTGGATATCGGATTTAACCACTTTTGGTAGCAGTTCGTGAATTCGTGCTACCGTGAACTGCTACCAATACCCTTATTTCTTGTAGTGGTTGTATCAATCATTCCCACAAAACAATTACATACAATAACAACAAATTAATGTTAATCTACAAGTAAAACATTCAATAACGACATGTATCCGCAAAAAGCTGAACCATAAACACATAAAACAAGCAGTCGAAAGTGGTAGCTTGACAAGCATTTTTATGTGATACATAAGAAATTTATATACCTACAATTAATCGAATGGTTAGAAGTGTTAATCAAAAAATATATAAATGTACTTTCACAACAAATGAAATCCTACTATCAATTACAACATATATTAAACACAATTAAAAGTAAGAATAGAAAATTAATATTCACTTTTATAGCAGGAGCAAAATTCTACTCTGATAAAACAATAAGTTGTATCCGGTGGTTTGGGAGAATATGAAATTCACAAGTGTAAATATCGTATTTAAATACGATATATAATTGTAAATGGACATCAACTTCTGAAGAATATAAAATGTGACATTTATTGAGTTCAAAATGCATTTTCTCATATAAATAAATATGTTATAATATTATTGCAACCAGAAATGTAATATTATTGAAATAAAGATAATATTCGTTATTAAAACATCTCTTCTTTATAAATAAGTGTCTATTCTTTATTCACCAAAACATAAAAATTTAAAATGAAAAAGACGACTATGACACATGAGAGTAAAATTATCTAACACAACTAAACGTTCTTAAAGCTCAAAGGAGAGGATGTACACGTCACTTTAAAAATTGACCAATAATGAAGCTTCATTTTGCCACATCACTATTATTCATCTTTCCGACTCTTCACTTCGTTTTCAACAGGTCGGTTTCTCTGTAATCTCCATTATCCCAGCTCTTCGTCATCAATCAAATGTGCTCTTTAATGCCTTATTTACTGTTTTGTTCTACCTCCCCTCTTTCTCCTCATCTATAAATTTCTAACCAGCTTCGTCGAGACTTGCTTCCAAGCAAACTCCAAAACCTCTTTCCCGGTTACAGCGTCGTAATTTTCTACAATGAAGACGACATCTCATGGATCCGTCACGAGTTTGATCTGGCAAAACAGAAGTTCCTCAATACCCCTAAAGCTCTAATTAATATGCCTAAGATGCAATTCTCAAGGTTTGCCATTGACTAAAACAACTCTTTTGGGTTTCCTGTTGTTACACATTCGTATATTATTCCTATGATTTGATATATGATCATTCCAAGCAGACACTGTTAATGAGGTAATCTAAATGACCTTTTTGGTTTTTTTTTTCTGTTTCATTTATTTATTGTTTTGACAACCTATTCATTGACTGAGTTTCTTTTGGTTTTCGGTAGCTTCGTGGCTCCAGAATTTGATTTGTAAGCTCAAGACTGTGAATTTGCGTGGTTTAGGCTATAAGTGTGTCTTCTGATTTGTGTTATTCTCTTTTTGTGTTTGTGATGCAGATACTCTGATCCAGATTTAGTTATGTGAGCAGAAAGATCTTAGAACCTAGATAGAAGGACTAACAAAAAGATTCACGTAACAAAAACTATTCAGGTTACTTATCTTTTAAATGGCAGTGAGGTGAATGTTGGTCTTATTGAACTGCAGATTTTTGCTTGGAATCCGCGTTGAGTGACTTGAGTCTCTGATGCGAAATTCAAACAGTGAATTCAGCGTATGTTACAATATTCATCTGTTTTTTTTCTGGGAGAGAGTTGCATTGAGTTTATGTCCACTAAACTGAACATAACAAACTCTTTTTCAGGTGGTTATATCACAGATGAACAAGACTGTGCATACAGATCTCATATCTTTACCGTTGGAAAGAAGTGGAAAAATTGTCTTAGGATGGATCACAAAGGCTACTACATCCATGCAGGTATACTACAAGAAAATATGAATATTGTTACAAAATTTTTCGTCACAATAAAAAGTATTCAGTCACAATATGATTATTGTTACGTATTTGTAACCGTTTATAAACAGTTACAATACTGTCGTCATAAATCTCTTTGGTAACAAAAACCGTTACAAAATTGTGACTAACTTGCATAGTAGCTATTTCATCACAAGCTGTGACAAATACAAAAGTAATAAGAATATCACAATTACCAACTAATTATAGCGTAACAAAATCGTTGGATTATGCAACTGCTATTACGTCTCAAGCTCGTCACTGATTATGAAGGAAATTTAGTCTTATTTGTTACAAAATAAGGATTCATAATTCGTAGCTAGCATGTCTTAATTTATACGACTATTTTTTAGTATTAATTCTTTTACACTATCACCAAAATTCCTCTAGGAATCGATCGTATTTAGCATCTGGTTTCACATCTAATATGTATAAACCGTTACCAATTTTTTGTTAGCAATTAGTCTTAATTAGTTAAGAATTATTCATCTCATGTTTGGCACAACTCATCTCTAAGTGCAACAATAGTAACTAAAAAATGTTACAACCATTGTTTATTGCACTGTTGTTATTCATTGTTGCTTTTCTGGGTTTAATTAGACGAAACATATAAATTGTAAAACCAATATAATAATAAGATTAATAATCTGAAGATAAACTACAAAGTAAATAGAGAAGCGTTCAATCAGATGTTGCGAATGGATTGAGACGAGCAGAGCATATCAGAAGAGAATGTAGCAATCAATCGGAGATGGAGAATGGATCGGAGCAGTGAAGCAGATTGACAGCGGGTCGCATGTCCGCGAAGGCAGATTGGATCAGAAAGGGATCTCGGTTGCTTCCTGTGCAAGAAATGTCTAGGGTTCACCATATATCTCCGCTCCTCTAGGTTCGTGGCACACTAAATCTTCTTTACGGGAACGTTGCTCAGTGGTAACTGTTAATAAAGAAAGCAAATATCTCCCTTAGGTATGAGACCAACGAAATCATGAGAAAAAGTAGGGATATGAGATAACGAGAAAAATATATGAAGGGGAAGAGGAAAAGAAAGGACGAGAACGGTACCTCGCATGCTCTCAATCATTGAAGGCTAGGTATTGGGTTCTAGGTTGAGGAAGATGTTTACATATTTATATACACAGGTTTTTGGCAGAAAAGGAATAGAAAAGGAAAATGGGCTTCGCTGGCCCAACTTACAAAAAGGTCACGTTTCGAGAATCCTATATTTTAATCTTTTGGTAAATTCACGAAAGGATTAAATACTTAATCTGAGAACCAAATACGATTGAGATATATGATGGAAGTTCATCATTAGAGATAAAAATGAACCATATAGTCAGTTCTTTATTTTTTTTTTTAAGTTAGTTGTTAAGCTTAGATCATCCATCTTATTGAATTTATGATTTTGTTTCTTCTTCCAACTCAAACAAGGGATATCTTTAAAAATAAAAAAAGAACAGCAAAAACAGCACGAATATAGGATTTCATGATCAAAATTTATAAAATAAAAGTAGCTTACAGAAAAAATAACAAGTATATTTGATAAAAGCATAAATCATTAGCACTAGTTCTCCTTTTAACTAATGATCTTCGTAATGAACGCTAACCTAATTTCTAATAACCCATTATTATTATTTTTATTTTTTTAAATGTAATGTGGTTGTATCTTAACTATGACATATTGTTGTAACTATTATGTTACAATTTATGATAGCATAAAACAGTCAAATAGTAATGTAAATTTGTTACATCGATACATTAGTAATAAACGAAAAATGTTGTAAAAAGTACATTCACAGTTAAAACCAGTTTAAAAAAAAAAATACAGTCACATTTATTATTATTACTAATTAGTGACTCATAATTAGTCACCTTTATAGTCGTAAATTGATACTCTGTATCATGTCACAGTTTCATAACTAATTTGCAACTAACAATGGTCACTATCTTTCAGAAGAATATTTAAGACCGAATCTATGGGATTAACATTGCGGAAAATATATTTTTCTTATGATTTGTCTTACATCTTCTGGCGCTGTTATGTCACGGCGACAAACACTCTT
It encodes:
- the LOC106314759 gene encoding uncharacterized protein LOC106314759 — protein: MSPEKCMKEENIMLSLLIPGLTQPGNNIDVYLEPLIEDLSQLWEEGEILSGHNISQILRNYKNDFRNVKVTRRKRKVNESVGSDSNTDDESSDLEEEEEVVDEEELSRWKKRPIFFKLPYWEDLPVRHNLDVMHVERNVAASLIATLLHCGKSKDGLNARKDLELLGIRKDLHPQPLGKRTYLPPAPWSLSSKEKKVFCKRLSDFRGLDGYCLNISRCVKIEESKISGLKSHDYHVLMQQVLPVAIRGVLPKGVRIAIGRLCDFFHHLCQRVIDIEKISVMETEIVETLCMFERFFPPSFFDIMVHLVVHLGRESRLCGPVHFRWMYPFERYMKVLKDFVTNLARPEGCIAEAYLAEEYVRFCSQFLKKTTGYEEKPDRNTEFESSSILEGRPISAGTCCVLSEKDKNIIPISLENHEDTQKWLAYGPRVSSRSYTGYIINGLRFHTISVDRQSQNSGVLYEATTMYRSSAKDTSQIVDLVTYYGRVVEILLIDYNTFYIPVFRCLWVNLNGESEEQACEEAKDTEEEADRCRNGGCRRAISRRCNKQRSLR